ATTTGCATTCGCCTTACGCGTCCAAGTGAATACAGCCAAGCCTTTCGGCGAATGCAGAGCGTGAAGAGCGCGCAGCACATTGAACGAAGAGattatgtaaaaaataaagaataaaGCACTGTTCGTAAGATGAGTTGAGGCAGTTTCTTTCTAAGATTTTGCACCgtggaaaccgaaaccgaccagGCCGTACCGATGCATGGATCCTTTGAGATGATTTTCAGCTTTTTCAAATTCCTCGTCCGTTTTTGCATCGTCTTCAAAAAGTATCGCTGAAATTCTAGATAATCTGCGGAAAATGGCAATTAGCAATTGGCTCACCCTCGtgctttgtttttctcgtCTCGCCGACCAAAATTTCTTGAGTCGTTTGAAAACACGGCCGTTtcaaatttttcaaatttggattttttgtttcgcttacTCCTACGTGTAAGAGCGAGACAAAGAGTAACAGCGCTCTCTATAGGGTCGTTCGCGAAACGCAGTTCGAGTTTGCTGACCGGGCAAGATCGTTTATAGTGACGGATAGACTTAAAGAGTACAGAAAAATAATCCAATACAAAGTGAAATCATTAACAAAGCGCTCAAAAGAACAACTCAAAGATGAAAAAATCACATCCATGATATGTAGGTGGCATATATTAGAAAAACATCGGAAAAAAATCGTCTAGCCACCGTGATAAAACTGTAGCAGACTTCTTAAACGGAGTTTTTGCTGCTGGGGCAGCTTTTGTGAGTatgtagcgtgtgtgtgtgtgagtgcgctgTCGACTCGGCCGTCGTGAGCTGTGTTATTTTTTGGGATTTCGGGAAGATTTTGGGAGATTTCGGAGTTTCCGTGCACGATCCAGCCTCCGCGAGCTAGCCAGGAACCACGGCGGATACGCGTACGAGCGAAGTTGCCAGCCTTACGGCGGGCTGAGGGTTCCTTCGCGTCCACCGAGGCCGTTTTCGCCTGAAAAACCTCGTCTAGACTCACGAATCCGGATCCGGGTCGAGAGGGGGTGCGAGTGCGAACGGGAGGAGCGAGGGGGTAGAAGGGTAATAGGCAGGACGGCGCAAAACGGCAACATGTTCAACAATTACGGCAACGCGATCACGCCGGACCAGTTCCGGAAGGTGGAGCAGTACTCGCCAAAATCTTCTCCGAGGGCGGGAGGGGCGGGTGGCCGATCGCCCGTCGTTTCACGGCAGGACTCGTCGGGCACGCTCAAGACCACCATACAGCTGGGCAAAAACCCATCGATACTGCACAGTGGACCATTTTACTTAATGAAGGAACCTCCAGGTAAAGGTAAATTCCGTCTCCCGGATTAACCCAGATTCCGTTGACGAAAATTCTATCTTGACTTTACGCTCTTCTGTTGTAGGCGAAGGGGAACTGACCGGGGCCACCAACCTGATGGCACATTATGGGCTGGAGCATTCGTATAGTAAATTTAGCGGTAAAAAGGTGAAGGAGCAGCTATCATCATTTCTCCCGAATTTACCTGGCGTCATCGACGGACCAGGACATCTCGTAAGTGGCCTCGGTTGTCTGGGCTGTACTTCTCGTGATTTGTCTATCCTCGAATCACACTAATCCCCGTTCCATATGGTGGCCATTGCAGGATAATAGTTCTCTTCGGAGTGTGATTGAAAAACCACCGATCGTGGGCAAAGAACTGCTTCCACTGACCAGTGTACAGCTGGCTGGATTCCGCCTGCATCCAGGACCGGTATGGAGAAGTGTGGGGATACGTTTCGCGAGCGGTACGCTTTCATTATCTTTCCTTTATCGTTTCTGCAGCTTCCGGAGCAGTACAAACTACTGAAGACCACACCAACTAGAAAGCATAAGAATAAGCataagaaacacaaacacaaggaCGGCGTGGCACCGCCGGAGCAGTCCGCGCTGGAAGCGGCCGGGCTCGATACGCacgagaagaagcacaaaaagcagaaaagacACGAGGACGACAAGGAGCGCaagaagcggaaaaaggagaaaaagcgcaaaaaacaGCGCCACAGTCCGGAACATCCCGGTGGCGGAGCGGCCTCGGTGCCTCCACAAACGCAAGTCTATTAAGCAGAatcaaaaacatcaaaccgcaacacaacaaaacagcaacacacgACAACCAAACTCACCATTTGCCCTCCCTCTCGGCCTCAAAACACGTACAATGCCTCACCACCAAACCGCAGCCACTCGTATCCGGTAAAGAAGGAATCCTGCTCCGCAAATATGATAACGCGAAGCTAACGGTATTCGCGAGATGCCAAGCTGAAGTGTTCTCAACTCGGCTCGACAGGACGCGCCATTCTGGTCGCTTTACTTTCTCAAGGAGAACTATCGCAACAGCGCGGCTCATATGATGATTGCCTTGTCTACTCATTGAAATTGGGGGCGCACCTCAGCTGTTGAACTCGAGCCCTGCATTGGTCAAGATCATTAGGACATAAGGGATATTTGCTCGAGCCGCGACGCCTTCTAGGTTCCATTGGGGCGCGTCCATTAAGCCACGTTCAGTATAGTGTGCCACTATTCAACTGTTTCGGCAAACGATCGAGCAGGCGACGATGAAAGCTAACCTTTCGGTTCAAATTGCTACCTTTAAGTATGGGAGGGATCCCGTTGTTGCTTcccaacaaaaaagaaaaaggaaaatctctTGGTTGAGCGGCGATACGTACGGACAGCGGCGCTAgttataattttgttttgttgagtATGTTTTTTATGATAAGAACCCGCGCAAAACCCGCTAAAGGTTGTGTCCTCGATTCCAGTTTTCTCTCCGTGTTTCCTTGTGGTCGACGGTGGAGAATCCTGTTGCATTCTTCCTTTGCTGCTCCGGTGAATCGATGCGCAATTTTGTTGCTCCTCtgtaaattaattgaaaaagatacaaaaaaaaacaaaaccactaGTTCTTAAGCTTGAGGAGTCGTGTGTCTTAAATAGAGAAGTTggaacagcaaccagcaatgGCTAAAGGCGAAAAAGAGTGCAACAGCGGAATGGCTTCTTCGATAGGTTTCTTCGTTGGTTTGAATGGTTGGTGGGTAGGCGAAACCCCAACAGCTGTTATTCCATGAATCGCTTGGTTGGTA
This sequence is a window from Anopheles darlingi chromosome 3, idAnoDarlMG_H_01, whole genome shotgun sequence. Protein-coding genes within it:
- the LOC125953619 gene encoding mediator of RNA polymerase II transcription subunit 19 isoform X2, with translation MFNNYGNAITPDQFRKVEQYSPKSSPRAGGAGGRSPVVSRQDSSGTLKTTIQLGKNPSILHSGPFYLMKEPPGEGELTGATNLMAHYGLEHSYSKFSGKKVKEQLSSFLPNLPGVIDGPGHLDNSSLRSVIEKPPIVGKELLPLTSVQLAGFRLHPGPLPEQYKLLKTTPTRKHKNKHKKHKHKDGVAPPEQSALEAAGLDTHEKKHKKQKRHEDDKERKKRKKEKKRKKQRHSPEHPGGGAASVPPQTQVY
- the LOC125953619 gene encoding mediator of RNA polymerase II transcription subunit 19 isoform X1; the protein is MFNNYGNAITPDQFRKVEQYSPKSSPRAGGAGGRSPVVSRQDSSGTLKTTIQLGKNPSILHSGPFYLMKEPPGKGEGELTGATNLMAHYGLEHSYSKFSGKKVKEQLSSFLPNLPGVIDGPGHLDNSSLRSVIEKPPIVGKELLPLTSVQLAGFRLHPGPLPEQYKLLKTTPTRKHKNKHKKHKHKDGVAPPEQSALEAAGLDTHEKKHKKQKRHEDDKERKKRKKEKKRKKQRHSPEHPGGGAASVPPQTQVY